In Nocardioides dokdonensis FR1436, the following are encoded in one genomic region:
- a CDS encoding ABC transporter ATP-binding protein: MSPEPKIHLDRVGKTYPGTKVPAVEDLTLDVHEGEILVLVGPSGCGKSTTLRLINRMIEPSNGRILLDGEDVTKVNPDKLRRRIGYVIQQIGLFPHQTITQNIATVPRMLGWDKERISERVETLLTTVGLDPEQYRDRFPKELSGGQAQRVGVARALGADPDIMLMDEPFGAIDPITRERLQNEFLRLQGELRKTIVFVTHDIDEAIKMGDRIAILGERSTIRQIDTPERILAYPVDDFVDDFIGTGSTIKGLNFLQVSSLKKTTYPSITDSDPCATGVAKLDEAHMDWLVLTDAERRPLRWLHRDELATSPTSYDGLGEDIGDQLSTEDSLFHALELMVQSAAGQSVVTDNQGAFVGVVEMSHLNTAIRRAQYEARLHYEEMEANA, encoded by the coding sequence ATGAGCCCCGAGCCCAAGATCCACCTCGACCGGGTGGGCAAGACCTACCCCGGCACCAAGGTCCCGGCGGTGGAGGACCTGACCCTGGACGTCCACGAGGGCGAGATCCTCGTGCTGGTCGGCCCGTCCGGCTGCGGCAAGAGCACCACCCTGCGCCTGATCAACCGGATGATCGAGCCCAGCAACGGGCGCATCCTGCTCGACGGCGAGGACGTGACCAAGGTCAACCCCGACAAGCTGCGCCGGCGCATCGGCTACGTCATCCAGCAGATCGGCCTCTTCCCGCACCAGACGATCACGCAGAACATCGCGACCGTCCCGCGGATGCTGGGGTGGGACAAGGAACGGATCTCGGAGCGCGTCGAGACGCTGCTGACCACGGTCGGCCTCGACCCCGAGCAGTACCGCGACCGCTTCCCCAAGGAGCTCTCGGGCGGCCAGGCACAGCGCGTCGGGGTGGCCCGGGCGCTCGGCGCCGACCCCGACATCATGCTGATGGACGAGCCCTTCGGGGCCATCGACCCGATCACCCGCGAGCGGCTGCAGAACGAGTTCCTGCGCCTGCAGGGCGAGCTGCGCAAGACCATCGTCTTCGTCACCCACGACATCGACGAGGCCATCAAGATGGGCGACCGGATCGCGATCCTGGGTGAGCGCAGCACGATCCGCCAGATCGACACGCCCGAGCGCATCCTGGCCTACCCCGTGGACGACTTCGTCGACGACTTCATCGGCACCGGCTCGACCATCAAGGGGCTCAACTTCCTCCAGGTCAGCTCGCTGAAGAAGACCACCTACCCCTCGATCACCGACTCCGACCCCTGCGCCACCGGGGTCGCGAAGCTCGACGAGGCGCACATGGACTGGCTGGTGCTCACCGACGCCGAGCGTCGCCCGCTGCGCTGGTTGCACCGCGACGAGCTCGCCACGTCGCCGACGTCGTACGACGGGCTGGGCGAGGACATCGGCGACCAGCTCAGCACCGAGGACAGCCTCTTCCACGCCCTGGAGCTGATGGTCCAGAGCGCCGCCGGCCAGAGCGTCGTCACCGACAACCAGGGCGCCTTCGTCGGCGTCGTGGAGATGTCGCACCTGAACACCGCGATCCGCCGGGCGCAGTACGAGGCGCGGCTGCACTACGAGGAGATGGAGGCGAACGCATGA